Genomic segment of Umezawaea sp. Da 62-37:
ATCGCGGTCGTGGCGTCCGATGTGGACGATCTGGCGGCCAAGCTGCGCCGGGCGGTCGCGGGCGAGGACAAGCCCGCCGACGGGATCTTCCGGGCCACCGGCGTGGCGGGTGAGGTCGCGTTCCTGTTCCCAGGCCAGGGCAGCCAGCGGCCCGGCATGTTCGCCGAGCTGTTCGTGGCGTTCCCCGAACTCCAGCGGCACGTCCAGGTCGGCGCCAAGTGGGCCGACGTGCTGCACCCGCCGACCGCGTTCGACGCCGCCGAGCGGGCCGCGCAGCAGGCCGGTATCACCGACACCAGGGTCGCCCAGCCCGTGCTGGGGATCGTCGGGCTGGCCGCGTTCGACCTGTTCGCCGCGGCCGGTGTGCACCCGGACATGGTGGCGGGCCACAGCTACGGCGAACTCGTCGCGCTGGCCGCGGCGGGCGCGCTGCCCGCGGAGTCCCTGCCCGCGCTGAGCGCGGCGCGCGCCGAGGCGATCCTCGCGGCGACCGGCGACGACCCCGGCGCCATGGCCGCCGTGACCGCGCCCGCAGCGGCCTTCGCGGAACTGCTGCCCGAGTCCGTCGTGGTCGCGAACCACAACTCACCCGTGCAGACCGTGATCTCCGGCCCCACCGGGGACGTGGAAGCCGCCGTCGTGGCGTTGGAGGCGGCCGGGTTCCGCGCGAAGCGGATCAGGGTCGCGTGCGCGTTCCACAGCCCGCTGGTCGCCTCGGCGGGTGCGGCGTTCGCCGCCGCGCTGGGCGACGTGCGGGCGCCGGAGATCCCGGTGTGGTCGAACCGGACCGCCGCCGAGTACGGGGACGACATCCCCGCGGAGCTGGCCGCGCAGCTGGGTTCGCCGGTGCGGTTCGCCGAGCAGGTCGAGGCCATGTACGCCCACGGTGCCCGTGTGTTCGTCGAGGCGGGACCGGGTTCGGTGCTGTCCGGCCTGGTGTCCGCGATCCTCGGTGATCGTCCACACCGGACGGTCGGGCTGGAGTCGTACGGGCAGCACGGCGTGCGCGGCTTCCTCACCGCGCTGGCCCAGCTCGCCGTGTCGGGTGTCGACCCCAGCACGTCGTGGCTGCACCGCGGCCGCGACTCCGCGGACGCGAGCGTGCCCCGCAAGACCCGTGCCGCGGGCTGGACGGTCGACGGCCACCTGGTCCGCACCGCCGCGGGCGCCATCCCCTCGGGCGCGCTGCGCCCCGCCGAACGCGTTCAGGAGATCCCCATGGCTGTGCAAGGCGGCGGCGGTTCCGACGAGGCGCTGATCGCGGAGTTCCTGCGCGGCAGCCGGGAGATGATCGCCGCGCAGCGCGACGTGCTGCTCAACTACCTCGGCACCGGAGAGCGCGTGCCGGTCCAGCGGGTCGCGTCACCGCAGCCCGTGCTCCAGCAGGTGGTCGTGCAGCCGGTCGTGATCGAGCAGGCGACGATCGAGGTGGTCGCGGCGCCGAACGTCATGCAGACGGTGCTGGAGATCATCGCGGAGCGGACCGGCTACCCGATCGACATGATCGAGGCGGACCTGGACCTGGAGGCCGACCTCAGCGTCGACTCCATCAAGCGCACCGAGATCGCGGGCGAGCTGGCCGCCAGGCTGGGCGTCACCGCGGACCTGGAGACCCTGTCGCAGGCCCGCACCGCGGCCGCCATCGCCGCGCTGCTCGGAGCGGGTACCCCCGTGATCGCCATCGCGGTACCGCCGCCGAACGTGCTGCGGACCGTGCTGGACATCATCGCCGAGCGCACCGGCTACCCGACGGACATGATCGAACCGGACCTCGACCTGGAGGCCGACCTCAGCGTCGACTCCATCAAGCGCACCGAGATCGCCGGTGAACTGCTCCTGCGACTGGGCGTCACCGCCGACCTCGAACAGCTGTCGCAGGCCCGCACGGCCGCCGCCATCACCGCGCTGCTCGGCGGCGGCGCGCCCGCTGCCACGGTGGCCATCGCACCGGTCGAGAGCGCGGAGGCGGTCGTGATCGCACCGCACCGGCTCGTGATGACCGAGTTCGCCCTTCCCGCCGCCACGGCGCCGGAGTCGTTGGCGGGCAAGCGCTTCCTCGTCGTCGGCGACGGCGAGGACCTGGTGGCCGGGCTGGTGGACCTGGGCGCGGAGGTGACCCGCGACGTCGCCGCGGTGGTCGACGGCGTGTTCCACCTCGACCGCGCCACCGAACTGCCCGACGCGTTCCCGCTGTTCCGGTCCCTGCTGGCCAACGCGCCCCGCTGGCTGATCGCGGCCGGTGCGGGCGAGGGACTGCGCGGGTTCACCCGCAGCGCGGCCAGGGAGTACCCGGACATCGCGGTGAAGGTGCTGGAGAACCCGTCCGTCGACACCCTGCTCGCCGAACTCGGCGCCACCGACGGCGAGCCGGTCGTGCGGATCACCGACGCGGGCCGGGTCGGACTGCGGATGGTGGAGACCGACCTCGGGCCGCTGGGCAGTTCCGGCGCGGGACCGGCGGGCGACGGCGCGGCCGAGGCGGCGGCGATCGGACTGGACCGCGACTCGGTCGTGCTGCTGGTGGGCGGTGCCAAGGGCATCACCGCCCGGTTCGCCGCCACCCTGGCGGGCGCGAGCCGGTGCACGCTGGAGCTGTTCGGCCGCACCGCGCTGCCGACGGAGGAGGAGCCCGCCGCCATCGCGGCCGCGGCCGACCCCGCGGCGCTGCGAGCCGCGCTGATCGCGAGCGGCCTGCGGTCGCCGGCCGAGATCGAGCGCGAGATCGGCCGGGTCGAGGCCGTGCGCGAGGTCCGCGACACCATCGCGCGGCTCACCGGGCTGGGCAGCCGGGTCCGCTACCACTCCGTGGACATGCGCGACGTGGAGGCGGTGCACCGCGCGGTCAAGGAGGTCCACACCGAGCACGGCAGGCTGGACGGCCTCGTCTACGCGGCCGGTGTCATCGAGGACAAGCTGATCGCGGAGAAGTCCGCGGAGTCGTTCGGCCGGGTGTACGGGACCAAGGTCGACGGCGCGAAGACGCTGCTGGACGCGGTGGAGGGGATGTCCGACGGGCCGCGGTTCGCGGTGTTCTTCGGCAGCATCGCCGCCGCGCTGGGCAACCGCGGCCAGGCCGACTACGCCGCCGCGAACGACGCGCTGGAATCGTTGGGGCGCGGGGTGGACTTCCGCGGCCTGACCGTCCACTGGGGACCGTGGGCGCCGACCGGCACCAACAACGGCATGGTGACGCCGGAGCTGATGCGGTCCTACGCCAAGCGCGGCATCAAGCTGATCGACCCGGAGGAGGGCGCGCTGTCCCTGCTGCGCGAACTCGCCTGGGGCCCGGACGGGGTCGACTCGGTGGTCTACACCGCGTCGGGCTGGTGACCACGACGATGACCACCCCTGTCGCCATCGTCGGCATGTCGGTGCTCATGCCGGGAGCGCCGGACCTGGACACCTACTGGCGCAACATCACCACCGGCGTGGACGCCATCACCGACGTCCCCGCCGAGCGGTGGGACGCCGACTACTACGAGCCGGACCTGGAACGCCGGGCCGACCGCGTCTACTGCCGCCGCGGGGGTTTCGTCGACCCGCTGGCGGAGGTCGACGTCATGAGCTTCGGGATCATGCCGAACTCCGTGGCGGGCACCGAACCCGACCAGCTGATCGCCCTGCACGTCGCCGCGGCGGCCATCGCCGACGCGGGCGGCGACACGTGGCTCCCGCCCGACCGCGAGCGGGTCGGCGTGATCCTGGGCAGGGGCGGCTACCTCACGCCCGCGCTGGCCAGGCTGGACCAGCGGGTGCGGACCGCGCGGCAGCTCGTCCGCACGCTGGGGCAGCTGATGCCGGAACTGGGCGACGAGAAGCTGGAGCAGGTGCGGCAGGCGTTCAGCGACCAGCTCGGCCCCGACTCCCCCGAGTCCGCGATCGGGCTGGTGCCGAACCTGGCCGCGTCGCGCGTGGCGAACCGGCTCGACCTGCGCGGCCCCGCCTACACCGTGGACGCGGCCTGCGCGTCCTCGCTGGTCGCGGTCGACCACGCGGTGCGGGAGCTGGCCGACCGGCGCTGCGACGTGATGCTCGCGGGCGGGGTGCACCACTGCCACGACATCACGCTGTGGAGCGTGTTCACCCAGCTCGGCGCCCTGTCACCGAGCCAGCGGATCCGGCCGTTCCACCGCGGTGCCGACGGCGTGCTGATCGGCGAGGGCACCGGCGTGGTCGTGCTCAAGCGGCTGGCCGACGCCGAACGCGACGGCGACCGGGTCTACGCGGTGATCACCGGGACCGGGGTGGCCAGCGACGGCCGCACGGCCAGCCTGGTCAACCCGGACACCGGCGGCCAGGTGCGCGCGATCCGGCAGGCGTGGCTCGCGGCGGGCACCGATCCGGCGCTGCCGGGGTCCATCGGGCTGCTGGAAGCCCACGGCACCGCCACCCCCGCGGGCGACACGGCCGAACTGGCCACGCTCGCCGAGGTGTTCGGCCCCGCGTCGGCGACCGACCGGCCGGTGATCGGGTCGGTGAAGTCGATGATCGGCCACACCATGCCCGCCGCCGGGGTCGCGGCGCTCGTGAAGGCGGCTTTGGCCGTGCACCACGGGATCCTGCCCCCGACCCTGCACTGCGACGACCCGAACCCCGCGCTGGCGGCGACCCGGTTCGAGCCGATCGCCGAGGTCCGGCCGTGGATCGGCGAGGTGCGGCGGGCGGGCGTGAACGCGTTCGGGTTCGGCGGCATCAACGCGCACGTCGTGCTGGAGCAGGCGCCCACCAGCAGGCCCGGCCCGGCGTCCGTGCGCGAACCCGAGCGGGTGCTGCGGCTGTCCGCGTCCTCGCCGGGGCACCTGGCGGCGATGCTCGACACCGACGACGCGACGGTGCTGGCGACCGGCCTCGACGAGCGGGAGGCCGCCACCGGCCCGACCCGGCTCGGGATCGTCGACCCCACCCCGAAACGCCTCGCCCTTGCCCGCAAGGCCGTGGCCAAGGGCGCGGGCTGGCGCGGCCGCAACGACGTGTGGTTCGCCCCGAAACCCCTGCTGGGCAACGGCGGCGGCAAGCTCGCGTTCATCTTCCCCGGCCTGGAGGCGGAGTTCGCGCCGTCCGTGGACGCGCTCGCCCGCCGCTTCGGCCTCGACTGGAGGTCCGACGCTCCGGTCGGCGACGTCGGCAGGCACGGCAAGGGCGTGTTCCAGCTCGGCAGGCTGCTCGACGCGGTGCTGCGGCGGCTGGGCGTGCGGCCGGACGCGGTCGCGGGCCACAGCGTCGGCGAGTGGACCGCGATGGCCGCGGGCGGGATCCACGCGGGCCACCAGGTGGACGCGTTCCTCGACCGGTTCGACCCGGACGCGCTGCGCGTGCCCGGCCTGGCGTTCGCGGTGCTCGGCGCCCCGGCGGACCGGGTGCGGGCGGCGCTGGCGAACCAAAGCGAAGTCGTGCTGTCCCACGACAACGCGCCTAGCCAGTCGATGATCTGCGGGCCGTCGGACGCGGTCGGGGCGCTGGTGCTGCGGTTCCGGGCCGACGGCGTGATCAGCCAGGTGCTGCCGTTCCAGTCCGGCTTCCACACGCCGATGCTCAAGCCGTACCTCGCGCCGATCCAGCGCGCGGCGGAGACCTACGACATCAACCCGGCGCGCGTGCCGGTGTGGTCGGCCACGACCGCTGCCGAGTTCCCGACCGCCCCGGACGACGTGCGCGACCTGTTTGTGCGGCACCTGCTGGAGCCGGTGCGGTTCCGGCCGATGATCGAGGCCATGCACGCCGCCGGGTTCCGCGCGTTCGTGCAGCTCGGCGTCGGCCAGGTGGGCTCACTGGTCGCGGACACGTTGCAGGGCAAGGACAACCTCGTGGTGTCGACGCACTCGCCGCACCGCGACGGGCTCGACCAGGTGCGCCGGGTCGTGACCGCGCTGTGGGCCGACGGCGCCGAGCCGGACGTCAGCGCGCTGCTGCCGACGACTCCCCGCCGCAGGACGCCGGTCCGGCTCGACCTCGGCGGGGCGCTCATCTCGCTCGACTCCCGCACCAGGCTGCGGATGCCCGGTCAGGCGTCCGCTTTGGACGGTCTGGTCGACGGGTCGCCGCTCGCGGCCGAGTTGTCGTCGCTGCTGCGGGACACCGCGGACGTGGCCGCCGAACTGCTCACCGCCCGCAGGCCCGCGCCCGCGCCGACCCGGCTCGACAGCGTGCTGCGGGTGTCGGTCGACACCATGCCGTACCTGCTGGACCACTGCTTCTTCCAGCAGCGCCCCGGCTGGCCCGACCACGTCGACAGCTGGCCGGTCGTGCCCGCGACGACGGTGATCGGCCACCTGATGGCGTTCGCCGAGCAGGCCGCTCCCGGACGTCGGGCCGTCGCGGTGCACGACGTGCGGCTCAGCCAGTGGATCACCGCCATCCCGTCGGTGGACGTGCCGGTCAGCGTCGTGCCCGCGGGTGACGACCGGGTGCTGGCCTCGTTCGACGGCTACTCCCGCGCGGTGGTCGAACTGGCGGCGGAGTTCCCGGCCGGCGCGCCTTCGCCTTGGAAGTTCACCGACGAGCGCACGCCGGACCTCACCGCGCGCGAACTGTACGACGAGCGCTGGATGTTCCACGGCCCCCGGTTCCAGGGGGTCGAGGAGCTGACCGCGATCGGCGCGGAGCACGTGCGGGCCGAGCTGGTCACGCCCGCCGCGCCCGGCGCCCTGCTGGACAACGTGGGCCAGGTCCTCGGCTACTGGATCATGGCGTCGCTGCCCGACCGCACGACGGTGTTCCCGGTGGCGATCGGGCGCATCCGCTTCCACGGCGAACACCCCGCCGCGGGCGAGCGGCTGGAATGCCTGGTGCGCATCACGTCCGTGACCGACACGGCCCTCACGGCGGACATGCAGCTGGTGCGCGCCGGCCGGGTGTGGGCGGAGTTCGACGGCTGGACGGACCGCCGGTTCGACAGCGACCCGAACATCCGGGCCAACGACCGAGCCCCCGGACGCAACACGCTGTCCACCGTCGAGGACGGCGGGTGGACCCGCGTGCACGAGCGGTGGCCCGACCTGGCGACCCGCGAGCTGATCATGCGCAACCAGCTGGGCAGCGCGGAGCGCGAGCAGTACGACGCCGAGTCGCCGCGCGGCAAGCGGCGGTGGCTGCTGGGCCGGATCGCCGCGAAGGACGCCGTGCGCCGCTGGATGTGGGACCACGGCGAGGGCGAGGTGTTCCCCGCCGAACTCCTGTTGCGGGACAGCGGGATCGTGGGTGTGCACGGGCGGAAGGCCCCTCCGCTGACCGTCTCGGTGGCCTCCCACGGGGAACTCGGCGTCGGGATCGCACGACGCGGCCGGTGCGGCATCGCCGTCGAGCCTGCGGACGATCCGGACGCGGAGGCCAAGGCGAGGGCGGCCGCGGTGGAGGCGTTCGGAGTGCCCTCCGAGGTGCGGTGCGCGCGGATCGTCAACCCGCCGGGTCTGCCGGCGAGGGAGTACATCGTGGCCTGGACGGCCGACGACGAACAGGAGACAACGACATGAGCGTCGACACCACCGCGCCGGTTACCGAGGGCACCGTCCTGGCGGAGATCTCCGGGATGCTGCGCGTCCTGCTCGACGAGTACGGCCTGGACGACGTCGGGATCACCATGGACACGAAGTTCCACGAGGACCTGGAACTGGAGAGCATCGACCTCGTGGCGCTGTCCGCGGACCTCAAGGACCGCTACGGCGACGAGGTCAACTTCGCCGAGTTCATCGCGGGCTTCGAGCTGGAGGAGATCATCGCGATGACCGTCGGCCAGCTGGTCGACCACGTCGTGGTGTCGCTGCGCGAAGCGGCCCGCGGATGACGAAGATCCTCGCGGGCGACCTCGACACCCACGTGCAGCGCCTGCCGCCGACGATCCCGGTCGACGGCGAGGCGCCGGTCGTGGTGTTCATCCACGGCCTGCTCACCGACAGCCTGGCGAGCTACTACTTCACCCTCGGCCCCGCGTTCGCCGCGGCTGGCGTGGACGTCGTCATGTACGACCTGCGCGGCCACGGCAAGTCCGACCGGCCCGCGACCGGGTACCAGCTGGAGCGGTTCGTGGCCGACCTGGTCGCGCTGCTGGACGCCATGGACATCACCCGGCCGGTGCACCTGGTCGGCAACTCCTTCGGCGGCAGCATCGCCTTCGGGCTCGCAGCGGCGCACCCCGACCGGGTGGCCACGGTGATCGCGATCGAGGCCGAGCCGCCCGTCCGGGCGTGGACCGCGCGGATGGCCGAAGGCCTCGACCTGGCCAAGTCGCAGCTCACCCAGGACGCGGTGATCGACTGGATCGCGGTCAACAACGGCAAGCACACCGCCCGGCTGTCACGGGCCGCGGGCAGGCTGCTCCAGGCGACCTCGATGCTGGAGGACATCCCCGTCAGCGACACCATCGCCGACGACCTGTCCGCCATCAGGTGCCCGGTGCTGGCGATCTTCGGCGCCGATTCGGGGCTGTCGCGGCAGGTGCCGTACTTCGAGTCCTCCCTGTCGTCGTGCCGCACGGTCGTGCTGCCCGACCAGGGCCACTCGGTGCTGATCGAGCGCACCGCCGAGACCCGCGACGCGATCCTCGGCTGGGTGCGCGACCACGCGCTGGGGCGGGTCGGGTGAGCCGGTTCCTGTTCGTGGTCCCGCCGCTGGTCGGGCACGTCAACCCGACGGTCGGCGTGGCCGCGGAACTGGTCGCGCGCGGCCACGTGGTCGCGTGGGCCGGACACCACGACGTCGTGCGCAAGCTGGTCGGCGACGACGCCAGGGTGTTCGACTGCGCGTCGCCCGAGCTGGTCGCGCGCGGCTCCGACCTGACCGGCCCCGCCGCGTTCCGCTTCCTGTGGCAGGACTTCCTGCTGCCGCTGGCCCGCGCGATGGACCCCGGCGTGCGGGCGGCGGTCGCGGAGTTCGCGCCGGACGTCGTGGTCGCGGACCAGCAGGCCGTCGCGGGCGGCCTGGTCGCCGACGGACTCGGCCTGCGGTGGGTCACCTCCGCCACGACGTCCGCCGAACTGGTGGACCCCCTGTCCGGGATGCCGAAGGTGAAGGCGTGGCTGGCCGAGCACATCGACGGGTTGCGCGGCGGCCGGACCGGCCCGGATCCGAGGTTCTCGCCGCACGGCGTGCTGGCGTTCACCACCCGTGAACTGCTCGGGCCCGTCGAGCTGCCGCACGACGACGTGTGGCTCGTCGGCCCCTCCGTCGAACCACGACCGTCTACATCGGACTTCCCGTGGGAGTGGATAGCCGAGGGGACGCCGACCGTGCTGGTCGCGCTCGGCACCGCCAACGCCGAGGCGGGCCACCGGTTCCTCGCCCAGGCCGCGCAGGCGTTGTCGCGCCTGCCCGTCCGGGCGGTGCTGGTCGACCCGGACTCCTCGCTCAGCGAGGTGCCGGACAACGTCCTGGTGCGGCGGCACGTCCCGCAGCTCGACCTGCTCCCCCGCGTCGACGCCGTGGTCTGCCACGCGGGCCACAACACGGTGTGCGAATCCCTGTGGCACGGCGTCCCCCTGGTCGTCGCGCCGATCCGCGACGACCAGCCCATCGTCGCCGGGCAGGTGGTCGACGCGGGCGCGGGCGTGCGGGTGCGCTTCTCCCGCGCCACCTCCGCCCACCTCGCCGACGCCATCACGACCGTGCTCGACGACGCCAACGGCCACCGCCGGGCCGCGGCGGCCGTCGGCGACTCGTTCCGCGAGGCGGGTGGCGCCTCCCGCGCCGCCGACCACCTCGAGAAGGTGTGAGGACCCCATGCCCGGATCACTCGGCACACTGCTGTCGTACGCGAAACCGCACCGCCCGGTGCTGCTGTCCACGCTCGCGCTGACGCTGCTGGCCAGCGCGTGCGGACTCGCCCAACCGCTGGTGGCGCAGGACGTGCTGACCGCGCTCGGCACGGACGCGAGCGTCGCCGGGCCGATCGCCGCGCTCGCCGCCCTGCTGCTCGCGGGCGCGGCGCTGACCGGCGGCACGTCGTGGCTCCAGCAGCGCACGTCGGAGAGCGTCGTGCGGGACGTGCGCAAGGGCCTGGTGTTCCGGCTGATCCGGCTGCGCGTGCCGGAACTCGACCGGCGGCCACCGGGCGACCTCATCGCGCGGGTCACCTCGGACAGCACGCTGCTCCAGAGCGCGGCCACCGAAGGCCTGATCATGGTGGTCAACGGGGCGCTGACGCTGGTCGGCGCGATCGTGCTGATGGGCACGCTGCACCTGGGCCTGCTCGGCGTCACGCTGCTGGTGCTGGTCGCCGTCGCCGCGGTCCTGACCCTCGTGCTCCCCCGCATCCGGGAGGCCGTGGCGCGGGCGCAGGAGTCCGTCGGCGCCATCGGTGCCACGCTCGACCGCACGCTGGGCGCGGCGCGGACCGTGAAGGCCAACGGCGCGGAGGACCGCGAGACCGCGCTGGCCGAGGGCGCCGTGGACGAGGCGTACCGGGCCGGGCTGGTCGGCGCGCGGTACGCGGCGATCGTCAGCGTCGTGTCCGGCGCGTCCATCCAGGGCGCGTTCCTGGCCGTGCTCGGGTTCGGCGGGATGCTGGTCGCGTCCGGGGAGCTGTCCGTGGCCGCGCTGATCGCCTTCCTGCTCTACGTGTTCTTCCTGGCCGGTCCGATCGCGTCGCTGATCGGCGGCGCGAGCAAGATGCAGCAGGGCCTCGGCGCGGTCGGCCGCATCGAGGAGGTGCGGGACATGCCGATCGAGGACGACGTGGCCGCGCTCGTCGCGCTGCCCGACGGCCTGCCGCCGCCCGCGATCGAACTGCGGGACGTGCACTTCTCCTACCCCGGCCGCACCCCCGCGCTCAAGGGCGTCTCGTTCGTCGTCCCCGGCGGCACGCAGACCGCGCTGGTGGGGCTGTCCGGCGCGGGCAAGACCACGATGTTCGCGCTGCTCCAGCGGTTCTACGACCCGTCCGGCGGCGCGGTGCTCCTCGACGGCCAGGACGTCTCCGCGCTGACCCGCGCCGAAGTGCGCCGCCGCATCGCCTACGTGGAGCAGGACGCCCCCGCGATGGCCGGGACGATCCGCGACAACCTGCTGTACGCCGCGCCCGAGGCCGGTCCCGACGACATCGCCGAGGCGCTCCGGGTGACCTGCCTCGACCAGCTCGTCGACGGGCTGGCCGACGGCCTGGACACCCCGGTCGGGCCGCGCGGCGTGACGCTGTCGGGTGGCGAGCGGCAGCGGCTGGCCATCGCGCGGGCCCTGCTGCGCAAACCGCAG
This window contains:
- a CDS encoding beta-ketoacyl synthase N-terminal-like domain-containing protein, whose amino-acid sequence is MTTPVAIVGMSVLMPGAPDLDTYWRNITTGVDAITDVPAERWDADYYEPDLERRADRVYCRRGGFVDPLAEVDVMSFGIMPNSVAGTEPDQLIALHVAAAAIADAGGDTWLPPDRERVGVILGRGGYLTPALARLDQRVRTARQLVRTLGQLMPELGDEKLEQVRQAFSDQLGPDSPESAIGLVPNLAASRVANRLDLRGPAYTVDAACASSLVAVDHAVRELADRRCDVMLAGGVHHCHDITLWSVFTQLGALSPSQRIRPFHRGADGVLIGEGTGVVVLKRLADAERDGDRVYAVITGTGVASDGRTASLVNPDTGGQVRAIRQAWLAAGTDPALPGSIGLLEAHGTATPAGDTAELATLAEVFGPASATDRPVIGSVKSMIGHTMPAAGVAALVKAALAVHHGILPPTLHCDDPNPALAATRFEPIAEVRPWIGEVRRAGVNAFGFGGINAHVVLEQAPTSRPGPASVREPERVLRLSASSPGHLAAMLDTDDATVLATGLDEREAATGPTRLGIVDPTPKRLALARKAVAKGAGWRGRNDVWFAPKPLLGNGGGKLAFIFPGLEAEFAPSVDALARRFGLDWRSDAPVGDVGRHGKGVFQLGRLLDAVLRRLGVRPDAVAGHSVGEWTAMAAGGIHAGHQVDAFLDRFDPDALRVPGLAFAVLGAPADRVRAALANQSEVVLSHDNAPSQSMICGPSDAVGALVLRFRADGVISQVLPFQSGFHTPMLKPYLAPIQRAAETYDINPARVPVWSATTAAEFPTAPDDVRDLFVRHLLEPVRFRPMIEAMHAAGFRAFVQLGVGQVGSLVADTLQGKDNLVVSTHSPHRDGLDQVRRVVTALWADGAEPDVSALLPTTPRRRTPVRLDLGGALISLDSRTRLRMPGQASALDGLVDGSPLAAELSSLLRDTADVAAELLTARRPAPAPTRLDSVLRVSVDTMPYLLDHCFFQQRPGWPDHVDSWPVVPATTVIGHLMAFAEQAAPGRRAVAVHDVRLSQWITAIPSVDVPVSVVPAGDDRVLASFDGYSRAVVELAAEFPAGAPSPWKFTDERTPDLTARELYDERWMFHGPRFQGVEELTAIGAEHVRAELVTPAAPGALLDNVGQVLGYWIMASLPDRTTVFPVAIGRIRFHGEHPAAGERLECLVRITSVTDTALTADMQLVRAGRVWAEFDGWTDRRFDSDPNIRANDRAPGRNTLSTVEDGGWTRVHERWPDLATRELIMRNQLGSAEREQYDAESPRGKRRWLLGRIAAKDAVRRWMWDHGEGEVFPAELLLRDSGIVGVHGRKAPPLTVSVASHGELGVGIARRGRCGIAVEPADDPDAEAKARAAAVEAFGVPSEVRCARIVNPPGLPAREYIVAWTADDEQETTT
- a CDS encoding phosphopantetheine-binding protein, coding for MSVDTTAPVTEGTVLAEISGMLRVLLDEYGLDDVGITMDTKFHEDLELESIDLVALSADLKDRYGDEVNFAEFIAGFELEEIIAMTVGQLVDHVVVSLREAARG
- a CDS encoding alpha/beta hydrolase, translating into MTKILAGDLDTHVQRLPPTIPVDGEAPVVVFIHGLLTDSLASYYFTLGPAFAAAGVDVVMYDLRGHGKSDRPATGYQLERFVADLVALLDAMDITRPVHLVGNSFGGSIAFGLAAAHPDRVATVIAIEAEPPVRAWTARMAEGLDLAKSQLTQDAVIDWIAVNNGKHTARLSRAAGRLLQATSMLEDIPVSDTIADDLSAIRCPVLAIFGADSGLSRQVPYFESSLSSCRTVVLPDQGHSVLIERTAETRDAILGWVRDHALGRVG
- a CDS encoding glycosyltransferase, whose protein sequence is MSRFLFVVPPLVGHVNPTVGVAAELVARGHVVAWAGHHDVVRKLVGDDARVFDCASPELVARGSDLTGPAAFRFLWQDFLLPLARAMDPGVRAAVAEFAPDVVVADQQAVAGGLVADGLGLRWVTSATTSAELVDPLSGMPKVKAWLAEHIDGLRGGRTGPDPRFSPHGVLAFTTRELLGPVELPHDDVWLVGPSVEPRPSTSDFPWEWIAEGTPTVLVALGTANAEAGHRFLAQAAQALSRLPVRAVLVDPDSSLSEVPDNVLVRRHVPQLDLLPRVDAVVCHAGHNTVCESLWHGVPLVVAPIRDDQPIVAGQVVDAGAGVRVRFSRATSAHLADAITTVLDDANGHRRAAAAVGDSFREAGGASRAADHLEKV
- a CDS encoding ABC transporter ATP-binding protein — its product is MPGSLGTLLSYAKPHRPVLLSTLALTLLASACGLAQPLVAQDVLTALGTDASVAGPIAALAALLLAGAALTGGTSWLQQRTSESVVRDVRKGLVFRLIRLRVPELDRRPPGDLIARVTSDSTLLQSAATEGLIMVVNGALTLVGAIVLMGTLHLGLLGVTLLVLVAVAAVLTLVLPRIREAVARAQESVGAIGATLDRTLGAARTVKANGAEDRETALAEGAVDEAYRAGLVGARYAAIVSVVSGASIQGAFLAVLGFGGMLVASGELSVAALIAFLLYVFFLAGPIASLIGGASKMQQGLGAVGRIEEVRDMPIEDDVAALVALPDGLPPPAIELRDVHFSYPGRTPALKGVSFVVPGGTQTALVGLSGAGKTTMFALLQRFYDPSGGAVLLDGQDVSALTRAEVRRRIAYVEQDAPAMAGTIRDNLLYAAPEAGPDDIAEALRVTCLDQLVDGLADGLDTPVGPRGVTLSGGERQRLAIARALLRKPQVLLLDEATAQLDARNEQALRDAVTQAARRCTVILIAHRLSTVTEVDQIVVLEHGVVRARGTHRSLVDDDELYRELASTQLLADAME